A single Halarcobacter anaerophilus DNA region contains:
- a CDS encoding c-type cytochrome, with amino-acid sequence MRLLTTVTLSSIATLSIAFAQTTMCFKENHKSMATIETTPLDGGACGSTKSVQDMKKEGWSIDDINIQKTNSGTNYIYIFKKDMHQQASSISEEKLEQRILQRLEERKKVEIEVKKEQARQRMSRSGKKLYIDKCQSCHGEKADEEYGTSRALIALDLEEFQTTLRDYMLGEYDRGQAFRMIPYANIMDSGDIKNVYSYIQALKDEKKEKQEKTEESK; translated from the coding sequence ATGAGACTACTTACAACTGTGACTTTATCATCAATTGCTACTTTATCTATAGCTTTTGCCCAAACTACAATGTGTTTTAAAGAAAATCATAAATCAATGGCTACAATAGAGACTACGCCTTTAGACGGTGGAGCATGTGGTTCTACTAAGAGTGTTCAAGATATGAAAAAAGAGGGGTGGAGTATAGATGATATTAATATTCAAAAAACTAACTCAGGTACAAACTATATCTATATTTTCAAAAAAGATATGCACCAACAAGCTTCTTCTATAAGTGAAGAAAAACTAGAACAAAGAATTTTACAAAGACTTGAAGAGAGAAAAAAAGTTGAAATAGAGGTAAAAAAAGAACAAGCTAGACAAAGAATGTCAAGAAGCGGTAAAAAACTCTATATTGATAAATGTCAAAGTTGCCATGGAGAAAAAGCAGATGAAGAATACGGTACATCAAGAGCTTTAATAGCTTTGGACTTGGAAGAGTTTCAAACTACGCTTAGAGATTATATGTTAGGTGAATATGACAGAGGTCAAGCCTTTAGAATGATTCCTTATGCAAATATTATGGATAGCGGTGATATAAAAAATGTATATTCATATATTCAAGCTTTAAAAGATGAAAAAAAAGAGAAACAAGAAAAAACAGAGGAATCTAAATAA
- the plsY gene encoding glycerol-3-phosphate 1-O-acyltransferase PlsY: protein MDFLFNFNILFYLLAYLAGSIPFGLLLAKIFAKVNIKEQGSGSIGATNVLRVVKQTNPSLAKKLSIATVILDALKGTIVLLIAMAAGAGDATLWGIAVLAVLGHCYSVFLSLEGGKGVATGLGVFLVLIPIPTLIGALVWFVFGKVLKISSLSSLLGLTAVIIAALILNNGLNVGSNAPMYIIAFIVYYKHLPNIIRLIKGEEKRVI from the coding sequence ATGGATTTTCTTTTTAACTTTAACATTTTATTCTATCTTCTTGCCTATTTAGCAGGTTCAATCCCTTTTGGACTCCTTTTAGCAAAGATTTTTGCCAAAGTTAATATAAAAGAGCAAGGAAGCGGTTCAATAGGAGCAACCAATGTTTTAAGAGTAGTAAAACAGACTAACCCCTCTTTAGCAAAAAAACTTAGCATTGCAACTGTTATTTTAGATGCTTTAAAAGGAACAATAGTTTTATTAATAGCAATGGCAGCAGGTGCCGGTGATGCAACTCTTTGGGGAATTGCAGTATTAGCCGTTTTGGGTCACTGTTATTCTGTTTTTCTTAGTTTAGAAGGTGGTAAAGGTGTTGCTACGGGACTTGGAGTATTTTTAGTATTAATTCCTATTCCTACTTTAATAGGTGCTCTCGTCTGGTTTGTTTTCGGAAAAGTTTTAAAAATCTCTTCTTTATCTTCACTTTTAGGACTTACGGCTGTTATAATTGCCGCACTTATACTAAATAACGGATTAAATGTAGGAAGCAATGCTCCTATGTATATAATAGCTTTTATCGTATATTATAAACATTTACCTAATATTATAAGACTAATAAAAGGAGAAGAGAAAAGAGTTATTTAA
- a CDS encoding porin: MTKFTKMSLIAALALAGTTASAQPLAEAIKNVDVSGTVAYRYNDYEDQAKGKKSDERSDSATNNYKIAVNLKSKVNDDITANMRFIIGADDDSNGEAILGTSNDSDDNLNANLSEVNFTYTGVKNLSLTVGKQAVDTPWTVARDSMGDEQTGTGAVAAYTAGPVTLVGAYFNQTNFNSAETGNKYTYDEDRKLDTGIDGSEDIYVLGLMASFMGINLDAFYSDLDDKFDSYTVGLNGSWDLGAVTLAPFARYTSLSPDGTVEKYLGTDDDQELWQLGLSANMGIFSAFAAYGEAGSDGGLVYIDSGSATNMDYHWRVTADGTPDTEYIYAHVAADVTDKINVGLYYSEADYDSSDDGDDVSEVYAKVSYAMSKNFTTYVQFGDLDVDDSDEDGTMGRVHVQYSF, encoded by the coding sequence ATGACTAAATTTACAAAAATGAGCTTAATTGCTGCTCTGGCACTTGCCGGAACAACTGCATCTGCTCAACCGTTGGCAGAAGCTATTAAAAATGTTGATGTATCCGGTACGGTAGCATACAGATATAATGATTATGAAGATCAGGCAAAGGGTAAAAAATCTGACGAAAGAAGTGATAGTGCAACAAATAACTATAAAATTGCCGTAAACCTTAAATCAAAAGTTAACGATGATATAACTGCAAATATGAGATTTATCATTGGTGCAGATGACGATAGTAACGGAGAGGCAATTTTAGGAACTTCAAATGATAGTGATGATAACCTAAATGCAAATTTATCAGAAGTTAACTTTACATATACAGGTGTAAAAAATTTATCGTTAACTGTCGGTAAACAAGCTGTTGATACTCCATGGACTGTAGCTAGAGATTCTATGGGTGATGAACAAACCGGTACCGGTGCCGTTGCAGCTTATACTGCCGGACCTGTAACTTTAGTTGGTGCATATTTTAACCAAACTAACTTTAACTCTGCAGAAACAGGTAATAAATATACATATGATGAAGATAGAAAGTTAGATACCGGTATAGACGGTTCAGAAGATATTTATGTACTTGGTTTAATGGCTTCATTTATGGGAATCAATTTAGATGCTTTTTATTCTGATTTAGATGACAAATTTGATTCATATACAGTTGGTTTAAACGGTTCTTGGGATCTTGGTGCTGTAACATTAGCTCCATTTGCAAGATATACTTCTTTATCTCCGGATGGAACTGTTGAAAAATACCTTGGAACAGATGATGACCAAGAGTTATGGCAACTTGGATTAAGTGCAAATATGGGTATCTTCTCTGCGTTTGCAGCTTACGGTGAAGCCGGTTCAGACGGTGGTTTAGTATATATTGATTCAGGTTCTGCTACAAATATGGACTACCACTGGAGAGTAACTGCCGACGGTACTCCTGATACGGAATACATATATGCACATGTTGCTGCTGATGTAACTGATAAAATCAACGTTGGTTTATACTATTCAGAAGCTGATTATGATAGCAGTGACGACGGTGATGATGTAAGCGAAGTTTATGCAAAAGTTTCTTATGCAATGAGTAAAAACTTTACTACATATGTACAATTTGGTGATTTAGATGTTGATGACTCTGACGAAGATGGGACTATGGGAAGAGTTCACGTACAATACTCTTTCTAA
- a CDS encoding dihydroneopterin aldolase, with product MKISINNLTFYCIIGILDFERNKEQKVLINVSFKYKYEDFSSFIDYSKIALDIENIMKEQKFQLIEEAILFIKNFLKKSYPIKKLKIKITKPNILNNCIVSIKK from the coding sequence ATGAAAATTTCAATAAATAATCTTACTTTTTATTGTATAATAGGAATCTTGGATTTTGAAAGGAATAAAGAACAAAAAGTTCTAATTAATGTCTCTTTTAAATATAAATACGAAGATTTTTCATCTTTTATAGACTACTCAAAAATTGCCTTGGATATTGAGAATATAATGAAAGAGCAGAAGTTTCAACTTATAGAAGAGGCAATACTTTTTATAAAAAACTTTTTAAAGAAAAGTTACCCTATAAAAAAGCTGAAAATTAAGATCACAAAACCGAATATTTTAAACAACTGCATAGTCTCAATAAAAAAATAA
- a CDS encoding DHH family phosphoesterase produces MKKDFILNNKINMTNFSKALQLIEKSRYILVITHVNPDADSISSALALSNLFHENKIKHKVFNISSDLPRNLDFINRFDKITDQLPKFFDLVISCDCSSKKRFGFEVDESIKLINFDHHASNDNFGDINLVDPMKSSTAEIIYDFFRFNGLYITKNSATALYVGIYDDSLAFSLNRCDELTFEKVNHLVEFGASPSEIANKIKRRDSLAKYRIIPKILESMELYDEGKVATIYAKDEWFKQTGAHNRDCEEALNMVMRIQIVKVALFVRVVNGVSRISLRSKDKINVSKIAANFGGGGHINAAGFSIDSTDIQSVRKKVLKEILETTKE; encoded by the coding sequence ATGAAAAAAGACTTTATTTTAAACAATAAAATTAATATGACTAATTTTTCAAAAGCTTTACAGCTTATTGAAAAGAGTAGATATATTTTGGTAATAACTCATGTAAATCCGGATGCAGACTCTATCTCATCTGCTCTGGCTTTGTCAAATCTGTTTCATGAGAACAAAATAAAACACAAAGTTTTTAATATAAGTTCTGATTTGCCCAGAAATTTAGATTTTATAAATAGATTTGATAAAATTACGGATCAATTGCCTAAATTTTTTGATTTGGTAATATCTTGCGATTGTTCTTCGAAAAAAAGATTCGGGTTTGAAGTAGATGAATCAATCAAATTGATTAATTTTGATCATCATGCCTCAAATGATAATTTCGGAGATATAAATTTAGTTGATCCTATGAAGAGTTCAACAGCAGAAATAATATATGATTTTTTTAGATTTAACGGTCTTTATATAACAAAAAACAGTGCAACTGCACTTTATGTTGGGATATATGATGATTCTTTGGCTTTTTCTTTAAACAGATGTGATGAATTGACTTTTGAAAAAGTAAATCATTTAGTTGAATTTGGAGCAAGTCCTTCTGAAATAGCAAATAAGATAAAAAGAAGAGATTCTTTAGCTAAATATAGAATTATTCCAAAAATTTTGGAGAGTATGGAGCTTTATGATGAAGGTAAAGTTGCAACTATTTATGCAAAAGATGAGTGGTTTAAACAAACAGGAGCCCACAATAGGGATTGTGAAGAGGCTTTAAATATGGTAATGAGAATACAAATAGTCAAAGTAGCACTGTTTGTAAGAGTAGTAAACGGTGTAAGTAGAATTAGCCTGCGTTCAAAAGATAAAATCAATGTTTCTAAAATAGCTGCTAACTTCGGCGGCGGAGGGCATATTAACGCTGCAGGTTTTTCTATTGATTCTACGGATATTCAAAGTGTAAGAAAAAAAGTTTTAAAGGAAATACTTGAGACGACAAAAGAGTAA
- a CDS encoding major outer membrane protein — MKKFAKMSLVAALAVAGTTASAQPLTEAIKNVDVSGSVVYRYDDYSSDKNYKDGVDEKDNNKYKIGLTAKAKVNDDVTAITRFIIGSDTSSGDFASLNHSSGGDGDHSDENVDVKLSQVYFSYTGIKNTTVNVGKQGLTTPWTVAIDIDGQEQTGTGILALSNLGPVTVAAAYFNQTNLDLNDAKINGNGYEDVDVKDVIDGAEDIVTIGLLGSIGPVALDAWYLDMDEVFDTYTVGADAKFNIDAVKLNLGARYTYLDLDDEITDALTALDNDNSLAKVYAGINIGIFGAKVAYAWTDEDGGLVALDNDSSKTNLHGWNLTANGYADATFLKSSVDAQVLDSLNISLNYNQLEVDDKDIRDGGDFTDTEYYLQATYKMSKNFGGYIRFGEMEKENIDDGKDRDTTIGRLQIQYTF, encoded by the coding sequence ATGAAAAAATTCGCAAAAATGAGTTTAGTAGCTGCTCTTGCAGTAGCTGGTACTACTGCTTCTGCTCAACCATTAACTGAAGCTATCAAAAACGTTGACGTATCCGGTTCTGTTGTTTATAGATACGATGATTATTCATCTGATAAAAACTATAAAGACGGAGTAGATGAGAAAGATAACAATAAATATAAAATCGGTTTAACAGCGAAAGCAAAAGTAAATGATGATGTTACTGCTATTACTAGATTTATAATAGGTAGCGACACAAGCTCAGGTGATTTTGCTTCATTAAACCATTCAAGTGGAGGAGATGGAGATCATAGTGATGAGAATGTTGATGTAAAACTATCTCAAGTTTATTTCTCATATACAGGGATTAAAAATACTACAGTTAATGTCGGTAAACAAGGTTTAACTACTCCTTGGACTGTTGCAATCGATATAGATGGTCAAGAACAAACCGGTACAGGTATTTTAGCACTTTCGAATCTTGGACCTGTGACTGTTGCAGCTGCATATTTTAACCAAACAAATTTAGATCTAAATGATGCAAAAATAAATGGTAATGGTTATGAAGATGTAGATGTAAAAGATGTAATTGACGGTGCTGAAGATATTGTTACAATCGGTCTTTTAGGTAGTATCGGACCTGTAGCTTTAGATGCTTGGTATTTAGATATGGATGAGGTATTTGATACATATACGGTTGGAGCAGATGCCAAATTCAATATTGATGCAGTTAAATTAAATCTTGGGGCAAGATATACTTACTTAGATTTAGATGATGAAATTACAGATGCACTAACAGCTCTTGATAATGACAACTCTTTAGCAAAAGTTTATGCAGGAATCAATATTGGTATCTTTGGAGCAAAAGTTGCTTATGCTTGGACTGATGAAGACGGTGGACTTGTTGCTTTAGATAATGACTCTTCTAAAACAAATCTACATGGATGGAATTTAACAGCAAACGGTTATGCTGATGCAACATTCTTAAAAAGTTCTGTAGATGCACAAGTTCTAGATTCATTAAATATCTCATTAAACTATAACCAATTAGAGGTAGATGATAAGGATATTAGAGACGGCGGTGATTTTACTGATACAGAGTATTATTTACAAGCAACATATAAAATGTCTAAAAATTTCGGTGGATATATTAGATTCGGTGAAATGGAAAAAGAAAATATTGATGACGGTAAAGATAGAGATACTACTATCGGAAGACTTCAAATCCAATATACTTTCTAA
- the nadC gene encoding carboxylating nicotinate-nucleotide diphosphorylase, giving the protein MINTKKFVKNAIIEDNGRGDLFYDVAPKGKFKAKVISKDDGVLAGETYAKALAKTEKFDCKFLKHDGEKVKKGDVIAVLEGKASILLSSERTFLNMLQHASGIATMANKFASKIEDLDVALLDTRKTRPQLRDFEKYASRVGGAINHRLGLDDCLMLKDTHLRTIKDLKAFIKNARKRISWVTKIEIECETFNQVKEAMKAGADIIMCDNMSFEQIKEVVEYRNKVYPYILLEASGNITLDTVRDYALTGVDAISSGSIIHQATWLDFSMKFD; this is encoded by the coding sequence ATGATAAATACTAAAAAATTTGTAAAAAATGCTATTATTGAGGATAACGGTAGAGGAGATCTTTTTTACGATGTAGCTCCAAAAGGAAAATTCAAAGCAAAAGTTATATCTAAAGATGACGGAGTTTTAGCCGGTGAAACCTATGCGAAAGCTTTGGCAAAAACCGAAAAATTTGATTGTAAGTTTTTAAAGCATGACGGGGAAAAAGTAAAAAAAGGTGATGTAATAGCAGTTCTTGAAGGCAAAGCTTCAATTTTACTTTCAAGTGAAAGAACTTTTTTAAATATGCTTCAACATGCAAGCGGTATAGCAACTATGGCAAATAAATTCGCTTCTAAAATAGAAGATTTAGATGTAGCTTTGCTTGATACTAGAAAAACAAGACCTCAATTAAGAGATTTTGAAAAATATGCAAGTAGAGTAGGCGGAGCAATTAATCATAGACTTGGGCTTGATGATTGTTTAATGTTAAAAGATACTCATTTAAGAACAATAAAAGATTTAAAAGCTTTTATAAAAAATGCAAGAAAAAGAATTTCTTGGGTTACGAAAATTGAGATTGAGTGTGAGACTTTTAATCAGGTAAAAGAGGCAATGAAAGCAGGTGCCGATATTATAATGTGCGATAATATGAGTTTTGAACAGATAAAAGAGGTTGTTGAGTATAGAAACAAAGTCTATCCTTATATTCTTTTGGAAGCTTCGGGAAATATTACTTTGGATACAGTAAGAGATTATGCTCTTACAGGTGTAGATGCTATTAGCAGCGGAAGTATTATCCATCAGGCTACATGGTTGGATTTTTCAATGAAGTTTGATTAA
- the nadA gene encoding quinolinate synthase NadA — MNFKEEINRLKKELDVTLVAHFYQRDEVFELADITGDSLELAKKAKETNSKYIVFCGVGFMGESVKVLSPEKTVLMPKIACCAMARMIDEGYYEQNLKIINEAGIPNENILPITYINSSAAVKAKVGEMGGMVCTSSNAYKIIEKGLESGKKIFFVPDRCLGQNFAKQMNLKSSVVGDGTNLKEADIICYNGFCSVHQLFTPDDVEFYREKYPDILVAVHPECDPSVCDAADFVGSTSQLINYIKELPIEQKVVVGTEFNMVNRLRDKNTYILSSTKPECPTMNETTLEDVYKTLKSIEDNNINEETLIKVDDNVIKWAKVALKRMLEI, encoded by the coding sequence TTGAACTTTAAAGAAGAGATAAATAGATTAAAAAAAGAGTTAGATGTTACACTTGTAGCACACTTTTATCAAAGAGATGAAGTTTTTGAATTAGCCGATATTACGGGAGACTCTTTAGAATTAGCCAAAAAAGCAAAAGAGACAAACTCAAAATATATAGTTTTTTGCGGTGTCGGATTTATGGGCGAGAGCGTAAAAGTTTTAAGTCCCGAAAAGACTGTTCTAATGCCGAAAATAGCCTGTTGTGCAATGGCTAGAATGATTGATGAGGGATATTATGAACAAAATCTTAAAATAATCAACGAAGCAGGAATTCCAAACGAAAATATTTTACCCATAACTTATATAAATTCGAGTGCGGCAGTAAAAGCAAAAGTAGGTGAAATGGGCGGTATGGTTTGTACTTCTTCAAATGCTTATAAAATTATTGAAAAAGGTTTGGAATCAGGCAAGAAAATATTTTTTGTTCCGGATAGATGTTTAGGGCAAAATTTTGCAAAACAGATGAACCTTAAATCTTCGGTTGTAGGTGATGGAACAAATTTAAAAGAAGCAGATATTATCTGTTATAACGGTTTTTGTTCGGTTCATCAGCTTTTTACGCCAGATGATGTAGAATTTTACAGAGAAAAATATCCGGATATTTTAGTTGCGGTTCATCCGGAGTGTGACCCGAGTGTTTGTGATGCTGCTGATTTTGTAGGTTCGACTTCTCAATTAATAAACTATATAAAAGAGTTACCGATAGAGCAAAAAGTTGTAGTTGGAACAGAGTTTAATATGGTAAACAGATTAAGAGATAAAAATACATATATCTTAAGTTCTACAAAACCTGAGTGTCCTACTATGAATGAAACAACATTGGAAGACGTATATAAAACATTAAAATCAATTGAAGATAATAATATAAATGAAGAGACCTTGATTAAAGTTGATGATAATGTTATCAAATGGGCAAAAGTTGCCCTTAAAAGGATGTTAGAGATATGA
- a CDS encoding PD-(D/E)XK nuclease family protein produces the protein MQSRTKLLVFPTSRSIREYVNSQKEFNTLLPAIITIDELFKKSLVFENKKYLDEDERFLYLKEAVKNVDLDSLGISSSFSYFIKQSDYIYRFFLELASENVDIESISSIDTYGFYSEHLEILKKIRKNFLEILDRENFVDRINFSKYFSINSDFIKRYNEIELYFEGYFTKFEFEIIKSITKYSKLMISFVYNQFNEKSIEKFIEYGFDLTLENSYTIDFSNKMILEEKKLVKKCENIEIKGFSSRVNQIAFIKKAIVDLVNKGINPSKIALILPDESFTTTISLFDNEGYFNYAMGLNIYSTNLFKTIDAIYAYMNESEIKNIKNLEFIDCNKELVDKLFKANWNKIITIEIFEEIIKFFISKETNKELLEKFNELIYKLYKIVFSYEDKIRLKDVYKIFYQRVVKLTLDDINSGKVTVMGLLESRRLEFDAVIICDFNESFIPKRSLKDKFLSTKLKQSANLPTSVDRENLQKYYYERLINNSKNVYISYVKNENEQISRFANLLFKEDIDENLYDNSYKHILYKSSNLKHFSNEVILDIDLSKLTWSASSLKEFLECKRKFYLNHILKIKEHDISLKPKGYELGNIIHKTLEEFYKEKNRDYKTLLDIFNKNRTENSFLNLELEIWKKRLKEFIEEEDKRVKEGFINIEQEKAFLFDFDGIKLRGTIDRIDKKEDQFYVIDYKTSSNLKVDSKKNYDKSKDFQLEFYYLAIKKLYEAKAINTLYYDLYEMKLKEEIALEEKLEVLKDIFSTFKTQKVNFDKCESLQTCQYCVYSTICNR, from the coding sequence ATGCAATCTAGAACAAAACTTCTAGTTTTCCCTACCTCTAGATCAATAAGAGAGTATGTAAACTCCCAAAAAGAGTTTAATACTCTTCTTCCTGCAATAATAACAATAGACGAACTTTTTAAAAAATCACTTGTTTTTGAAAACAAAAAGTATCTTGATGAAGATGAAAGATTTTTGTATTTAAAAGAAGCGGTAAAAAACGTAGATTTGGATTCTCTTGGAATCTCTTCAAGTTTTTCATATTTTATTAAACAAAGTGATTATATATATAGATTTTTCTTGGAATTAGCAAGTGAAAATGTTGATATAGAATCTATAAGCAGTATTGACACTTATGGGTTTTACAGTGAGCATTTAGAGATATTAAAGAAGATAAGAAAAAACTTTTTAGAGATATTAGATAGAGAAAATTTTGTCGACAGAATAAATTTCTCAAAATACTTTAGTATAAACAGCGACTTTATCAAAAGATATAATGAAATTGAGTTATATTTTGAAGGTTATTTTACCAAGTTTGAATTTGAAATTATAAAATCAATAACAAAATATTCCAAGCTTATGATATCTTTTGTATATAATCAGTTTAATGAAAAATCTATTGAAAAGTTTATAGAGTATGGGTTTGATTTAACCTTGGAAAATAGTTACACTATAGATTTTTCAAATAAAATGATTCTTGAAGAGAAAAAATTAGTTAAGAAATGTGAAAATATAGAGATAAAAGGTTTCAGTTCTAGAGTTAATCAAATTGCTTTTATTAAAAAAGCAATTGTTGATTTGGTAAACAAAGGAATAAACCCTTCAAAAATAGCTCTTATTCTTCCGGATGAATCTTTTACTACTACAATCTCACTTTTTGACAATGAAGGCTATTTTAACTACGCTATGGGCTTAAATATTTACAGTACGAATCTATTTAAAACTATAGACGCTATATATGCTTATATGAATGAGAGTGAAATAAAAAATATTAAAAATCTTGAGTTTATAGATTGCAATAAAGAGCTTGTCGATAAACTTTTTAAAGCTAATTGGAATAAAATTATCACAATTGAAATATTTGAAGAGATTATAAAATTTTTTATTTCAAAAGAGACAAATAAAGAGCTTCTTGAAAAGTTTAACGAACTAATTTACAAGCTTTATAAAATCGTTTTTTCATATGAAGATAAAATAAGATTAAAAGATGTTTACAAAATCTTTTATCAAAGAGTTGTGAAGCTTACTTTAGATGATATAAATTCGGGAAAAGTTACTGTAATGGGACTTTTAGAGAGTAGAAGACTAGAGTTTGATGCTGTTATTATTTGTGATTTTAACGAAAGTTTTATTCCTAAAAGAAGTTTAAAAGATAAGTTTTTATCTACAAAATTAAAACAAAGTGCAAATCTTCCAACATCTGTTGATAGGGAAAATCTACAAAAATACTATTATGAAAGATTAATTAACAATTCAAAAAATGTATATATTTCATATGTAAAAAATGAAAATGAGCAGATTTCAAGATTTGCAAATCTACTTTTTAAAGAAGATATCGATGAAAATTTATATGACAATAGTTATAAACATATTTTATATAAAAGCAGTAATTTAAAGCATTTTTCAAACGAAGTTATCTTAGATATAGATTTATCTAAACTAACATGGAGTGCAAGTAGTTTAAAAGAGTTTTTGGAGTGTAAAAGAAAGTTTTATTTAAATCATATTTTAAAAATTAAAGAGCATGACATCTCTTTAAAACCAAAAGGGTATGAACTTGGTAATATTATTCATAAAACATTAGAAGAGTTTTACAAAGAAAAAAACAGAGACTATAAAACTCTTTTAGATATTTTTAATAAAAACCGAACCGAAAACAGTTTTTTAAATCTTGAATTGGAAATCTGGAAAAAAAGGCTGAAAGAGTTTATTGAAGAAGAAGATAAAAGAGTAAAAGAAGGCTTTATAAATATAGAACAGGAAAAAGCTTTTTTATTTGATTTTGATGGAATAAAGTTAAGAGGAACGATTGATAGAATTGATAAAAAAGAGGATCAGTTTTATGTAATTGATTATAAAACAAGCAGTAATTTAAAAGTTGATTCAAAAAAGAATTATGATAAATCAAAAGATTTTCAACTGGAGTTTTATTATCTTGCTATAAAAAAATTATATGAAGCAAAAGCTATTAATACTTTATATTATGACTTATATGAGATGAAACTAAAAGAAGAGATTGCTTTAGAAGAGAAGTTAGAAGTTTTAAAAGATATTTTTAGCACCTTTAAAACTCAAAAAGTAAATTTCGACAAATGTGAAAGCCTGCAAACCTGCCAATATTGCGTTTATTCAACCATTTGCAATAGATAA
- the prfB gene encoding peptide chain release factor 2, with protein sequence MDAYEYSELLKLLNKKLENIKNILKPERLNSRLKEIEKQEADPDFWNDIKNATKIGIEKNRILSKLSKYDKANDALNGTNELYEMALEDNDEETIEMLYDEAADLEALIRGTEISVMLSNPDDSSNAIVSIHPGAGGTESQDWASILYRMYLRWAERSNFKVEVLDYQDGEEAGLKDVSFIIKGENAYGYLKAENGIHRLVRISPFDSNAKRHTSFASVMVSPEVDDNIDIEIEDKDIRIDTYRSSGAGGQHVNKTESAIRITHIPTGIVVQCQNDRSQHKNKASAMKMLKSRLYEFELDKQKAKADGVEKSEIGWGHQIRSYVLQPYQQVKDTRSNIGYSNVEAILDGDITKIIEDVLISQSK encoded by the coding sequence ATGGATGCCTATGAATATTCAGAACTTTTAAAACTTTTAAATAAAAAACTTGAAAATATAAAAAATATATTAAAACCTGAACGACTTAACTCAAGATTAAAAGAGATAGAAAAACAAGAAGCCGATCCCGATTTTTGGAATGATATAAAAAATGCTACAAAAATCGGAATTGAAAAAAACAGAATTTTATCTAAACTCTCAAAATATGATAAAGCCAATGATGCTCTAAACGGTACAAATGAACTTTATGAAATGGCTTTGGAAGACAATGACGAGGAAACTATAGAAATGCTTTATGATGAAGCAGCAGATCTTGAAGCACTTATAAGAGGTACCGAGATTTCCGTAATGCTTAGCAATCCCGATGATTCTTCAAATGCAATAGTCTCTATACATCCCGGAGCAGGAGGAACGGAATCTCAAGACTGGGCTTCAATTCTTTATAGAATGTATTTAAGATGGGCAGAGAGATCAAATTTTAAAGTTGAAGTATTAGACTATCAAGATGGAGAAGAAGCTGGTCTAAAAGATGTCTCTTTTATAATAAAAGGTGAAAATGCTTATGGATATTTAAAAGCTGAAAACGGTATTCACAGACTTGTTAGAATCTCACCTTTTGATTCAAATGCAAAAAGACATACCTCTTTTGCTTCGGTTATGGTAAGTCCTGAGGTTGATGATAATATAGATATAGAAATTGAAGATAAAGATATAAGAATAGATACTTATAGATCAAGCGGTGCAGGCGGACAACATGTAAATAAAACAGAATCAGCTATTAGAATCACTCATATTCCGACAGGTATAGTCGTACAGTGCCAAAACGACAGATCTCAACATAAAAATAAAGCCAGTGCTATGAAAATGCTTAAATCGAGACTTTATGAATTTGAACTTGATAAACAAAAAGCCAAAGCAGACGGCGTGGAAAAAAGTGAAATAGGTTGGGGACACCAAATTAGATCATATGTATTGCAACCTTATCAACAAGTAAAAGATACAAGAAGTAATATAGGATATTCAAACGTTGAGGCTATTTTAGACGGTGATATTACAAAAATTATAGAAGATGTACTAATTTCCCAATCAAAATAA